A genomic stretch from Verrucomicrobiia bacterium includes:
- the efp gene encoding elongation factor P, producing MLSTSDFRKGRKLALDGELFEIVDFQHARTAQRRANVWTRLKNLRTGAVLEKTFAAGEMFDEPNFEQRKMQYMYTTGSEYHFMDQKSYEQVELNAEQIGDYKWYLVENEEYKILFFEGNPLSLDLPAAAILKVVESEPGVKGDSVSNLTKGARLQTGLSVKVPLFVKEGDMIKVDTRTGEYLERM from the coding sequence ATGCTTAGCACTTCGGATTTCAGAAAAGGTAGAAAACTGGCGTTGGACGGGGAGCTCTTCGAAATCGTGGACTTCCAGCACGCCCGGACGGCCCAGCGCCGGGCCAACGTCTGGACCCGTTTGAAAAACCTCAGAACCGGGGCAGTTTTGGAAAAGACCTTCGCCGCCGGGGAGATGTTCGACGAGCCGAACTTCGAACAGCGCAAGATGCAGTATATGTACACCACCGGATCGGAATACCATTTTATGGACCAGAAAAGCTACGAACAGGTGGAGCTTAATGCCGAACAGATTGGGGACTATAAATGGTATTTGGTGGAAAACGAGGAGTACAAAATCCTGTTTTTTGAAGGAAACCCCCTTTCCCTCGATTTGCCCGCCGCCGCCATCCTGAAGGTGGTGGAAAGCGAGCCGGGGGTGAAGGGGGACTCGGTCTCCAATTTGACCAAGGGGGCCAGGCTGCAAACCGGGCTTTCGGTCAAAGTCCCCCTTTTCGTCAAGGAGGGGGATATGATCAAGGTGGATACCCGCACGGGCGAATACCTCGAAAGAATGTAG